One segment of Anopheles stephensi strain Indian chromosome 3, UCI_ANSTEP_V1.0, whole genome shotgun sequence DNA contains the following:
- the LOC118512115 gene encoding uncharacterized protein LOC118512115: MAAYIVIPVIVLTIMAIYFMVYMYDRRLKTMRASAAPATTTSTCTNVRQEGIVYTISNAPSAGGNGPAARPGSDLNSATHIRIEPDGRGGAGVPPPQYGFTSQNLIVVTTIPRDLPPSYDQVIRTTRDDDAPNRVTAPP, translated from the exons ATGGCTGCCTACATAGTGATACCGGTGATCGTACTAACGATTATGGCCATCTATTTTATGGTG tACATGTATGATAGACGATTAAAAACCATGCGTGCGTCTGCCGCACCGG CTACAACCACATCCACCTGCACCAACGTACGACAGGAAGGGATAGTGTACACCATTTCCAATGCACCTTCCGCCGGGGGGAATGGCCCTGCTGCTCGTCCCGGTTCGGACCTGAACAGTGCGACACACATTCGAATCGAGCCGGATGGACGTGGCGGTGCTGGTGTACCGCCGCCACAGTACGGTTTCACGAGCCAGAACTTAATTGTCGTCACCACTATTCCACGGG ATTTGCCGCCTTCCTACGATCAAGTGATCAGGACAACAAGGGATGATGACGCGCCAAACCGCGTTACTGCTCCACCGTGA
- the LOC118512084 gene encoding NEDD4-binding protein 1-like isoform X1, translating to MARNKSAKKASAAQKTRSITKMKANAIKLKRSTGTKKKSRKELAEQFKKIQMNGSPMRTRKQLREKQQGNPQQASSASAINTTNNNHQPKGSKANSSTEQKKLHKSATDTILIEDSDEENVANGNGQTPAPLFYLDRNPGIKEAEIPLYEVYHEIDSGPASSADRRPATNPEESVIIVLDSTIDRTVNDSMKEMQIEAKPVVGSSTDPVASSSATSSSSNKTTNVPKETESKSSASAVPPVATEVAEVIDLSDYSDTEPMFSNVQTSTPAFPSQNCIPLGFDVLKPQPTRNGGNQKPKAKNRWDKAVGQPVPAANQNVQQAAQGKKRMVIIDGNNVAFGHLNGKMFSVKGLDLCIRYFKKLGHEVTAVVPQFRLKKHQSTDYVLLEKLNRDGDITLAPCKSLPGQFSSSYDDRLILSVAEQFDGVIISNDNFRDLLEISPAWRRIIETRVIGYSWVKDCFFLPDDPYGRYGPTLQQILNGKSP from the exons ATGGCGCGCAATAAGTCGGCAAAGAAGGCCTCCGCAGCCCAAAAAACACGGAGCATTACAAAGATGAAAGCAAACGCGATCAAACTAAAGAGATCCACCGGCACCAAAAAGAAATCTCGCAAAGAATTGGCCGAACAGTTCAAAAAG ATCCAGATGAACGGAAGTCCAATGAGGACTCGGAAACAACTGCGGGAAAAACAGCAAGGAAACCCACAACAGGCCAGTTCAGCATCAGccatcaacaccaccaacaacaatcaCCAACCGAAAGGAAGTAAAGCGAATAGCTCTACGGAACAGAAGAAAC TTCATAAATCAGCTACCGATACGATACTGATCGAAGATTCAGACGAGGAAAATGTTGCCAACGGTAACGGCCAAACTCCAGCGCCTTTATTCTACCTTGATCGAAACCCCGGCATAAAGGAAGCAGAAATTCCGCTGTACGAAGTTTACCATGAGATTGACTCTGGCCCGGCATCAAGCGCGGATCGCCGTCCGGCCACTAATCCCGAGGAAAGCGTAATAATAGTGCTAGACAGCACTATTGATCGGACGGTGAACGATAGCATGAAGGAgatgcaaatcgaagcaaaacCCGTTGTGGGGTCGTCTACGGATCCTGTAGCCAGTAGtagtgccaccagcagcagctcgaatAAGACGACCAACGTGCCAAAAGAGACGGAGTCTAAATCTTCAGCTTCCGCTGTGCCTCCTGTCGCCACGGAAGTGGCGGAAGTTATCGATCTCAGTGATTACTCCGACACGGAGCCAATGTTTTCCAACGTCCAGACATCAACTCCTGCCTTTCCCTCGCAGAACTGCATTCCGCTTGGTTTTGATGTGCTCAAACCACAGCCCACACGGAATGGTGGCAATCAAAAGCCAAAAGCCAAAAATCGATGGGACAAAGCGGTCGGACAGCCCGTGCCAGCGGCTAATCAAAACGTTCAGCAGGCTGCTCAAGGGAAGAAGCGGATGGTAATCATCGATGGGAACAATGTCGCGTTTGG CCATCTGAACGGAAAAATGTTCTCCGTCAAGGGTTTGGACTTGTGTATAAGGTACTTTAAAAAGCTCGGCCACGAGGTGACCGCCGTCGTGCCTCAGTTTAG GTTGAAGAAGCATCAAAGTACGGATTACGTGTTGCTGGAAAAACTGAACCGTGATGGCGATATAACTCTAGCGCCGTGCAAGAGTCTTCCCGGACAGTTTTCCTCTTCGTATGACGATCG GCTAATATTGTCCGTAGCGGAACAGTTTGATGGAGTCATCATATCGAACGACAACTTCCGTGACCTTCTTGAGATTTCGCCAG CCTGGCGACGAATTATCGAAACTCGCGTCATTGGCTACTCGTGGGTAAAAGACTGTTTCTTTCTACCGGACGACCCGTACGGACGCTACGGCCCTACGTTACAGCAGATTCTGAACGGCAAATCCCCATAG
- the LOC118512084 gene encoding NEDD4-binding protein 1-like isoform X2, with the protein MARNKSAKKASAAQKTRSITKMKANAIKLKRSTGTKKKSRKELAEQFKKMNGSPMRTRKQLREKQQGNPQQASSASAINTTNNNHQPKGSKANSSTEQKKLHKSATDTILIEDSDEENVANGNGQTPAPLFYLDRNPGIKEAEIPLYEVYHEIDSGPASSADRRPATNPEESVIIVLDSTIDRTVNDSMKEMQIEAKPVVGSSTDPVASSSATSSSSNKTTNVPKETESKSSASAVPPVATEVAEVIDLSDYSDTEPMFSNVQTSTPAFPSQNCIPLGFDVLKPQPTRNGGNQKPKAKNRWDKAVGQPVPAANQNVQQAAQGKKRMVIIDGNNVAFGHLNGKMFSVKGLDLCIRYFKKLGHEVTAVVPQFRLKKHQSTDYVLLEKLNRDGDITLAPCKSLPGQFSSSYDDRLILSVAEQFDGVIISNDNFRDLLEISPAWRRIIETRVIGYSWVKDCFFLPDDPYGRYGPTLQQILNGKSP; encoded by the exons ATGGCGCGCAATAAGTCGGCAAAGAAGGCCTCCGCAGCCCAAAAAACACGGAGCATTACAAAGATGAAAGCAAACGCGATCAAACTAAAGAGATCCACCGGCACCAAAAAGAAATCTCGCAAAGAATTGGCCGAACAGTTCAAAAAG ATGAACGGAAGTCCAATGAGGACTCGGAAACAACTGCGGGAAAAACAGCAAGGAAACCCACAACAGGCCAGTTCAGCATCAGccatcaacaccaccaacaacaatcaCCAACCGAAAGGAAGTAAAGCGAATAGCTCTACGGAACAGAAGAAAC TTCATAAATCAGCTACCGATACGATACTGATCGAAGATTCAGACGAGGAAAATGTTGCCAACGGTAACGGCCAAACTCCAGCGCCTTTATTCTACCTTGATCGAAACCCCGGCATAAAGGAAGCAGAAATTCCGCTGTACGAAGTTTACCATGAGATTGACTCTGGCCCGGCATCAAGCGCGGATCGCCGTCCGGCCACTAATCCCGAGGAAAGCGTAATAATAGTGCTAGACAGCACTATTGATCGGACGGTGAACGATAGCATGAAGGAgatgcaaatcgaagcaaaacCCGTTGTGGGGTCGTCTACGGATCCTGTAGCCAGTAGtagtgccaccagcagcagctcgaatAAGACGACCAACGTGCCAAAAGAGACGGAGTCTAAATCTTCAGCTTCCGCTGTGCCTCCTGTCGCCACGGAAGTGGCGGAAGTTATCGATCTCAGTGATTACTCCGACACGGAGCCAATGTTTTCCAACGTCCAGACATCAACTCCTGCCTTTCCCTCGCAGAACTGCATTCCGCTTGGTTTTGATGTGCTCAAACCACAGCCCACACGGAATGGTGGCAATCAAAAGCCAAAAGCCAAAAATCGATGGGACAAAGCGGTCGGACAGCCCGTGCCAGCGGCTAATCAAAACGTTCAGCAGGCTGCTCAAGGGAAGAAGCGGATGGTAATCATCGATGGGAACAATGTCGCGTTTGG CCATCTGAACGGAAAAATGTTCTCCGTCAAGGGTTTGGACTTGTGTATAAGGTACTTTAAAAAGCTCGGCCACGAGGTGACCGCCGTCGTGCCTCAGTTTAG GTTGAAGAAGCATCAAAGTACGGATTACGTGTTGCTGGAAAAACTGAACCGTGATGGCGATATAACTCTAGCGCCGTGCAAGAGTCTTCCCGGACAGTTTTCCTCTTCGTATGACGATCG GCTAATATTGTCCGTAGCGGAACAGTTTGATGGAGTCATCATATCGAACGACAACTTCCGTGACCTTCTTGAGATTTCGCCAG CCTGGCGACGAATTATCGAAACTCGCGTCATTGGCTACTCGTGGGTAAAAGACTGTTTCTTTCTACCGGACGACCCGTACGGACGCTACGGCCCTACGTTACAGCAGATTCTGAACGGCAAATCCCCATAG
- the LOC118512109 gene encoding uncharacterized protein LOC118512109, with amino-acid sequence MENIWENISTALELSPEVSDRWLAKLRSQYAQQSHRHYHTESELIRRKVPHLTGASICLQLATLFQYYHFEADKDCVARNCEAVSEFFADAGLDNKTLETNVKRLLGDVQMEAGDLSEDDVHYFQDLDLLVLGTPPEDYKQYTQQLRNECPAEDVSSYDKMRLKLLQTLCRIPSIYMTKEFSDRFESAARANIEQEIKDLQSK; translated from the exons ATGGAAAACATATGGGAAAACATCAGCACAGCACTAGAACTGTCGCCCGAAGTATCGGACAGGTGGTTGGCCAAGCTTCGGTCGCAGTACGCACAACAAAGCCATCGTCATTACCACACAGAATCCGAGTTGATCCGTCGGAAGGTGCCACACTTAACGGGGGCTAGCATATgtctgcagctggccacccTCTTCCAGTATTACCACTTCGAGGCGGACAAGGATTGTGTTGCACGGAATTGTGAGGCCGTGAGTGAATTCTTCGCTGATGCAGGCCTGGACAAT AAAACACTGGAAACAAACGTTAAAAGATTGCTTGGGGACGTACAGATGGAAGCAGGCGATCTGTCCGAGGATGACGTTCATTACTTCCAAGATTTGGATTTGCTAGTACTGGG CACACCGCCGGAAGATTACAAACAGTACACCCAGCAGCTGCGCAACGAATGTCCGGCCGAGGATGTTAGTTCCTACGACAAaatgcgcctaaag TTGCTGCAAACGCTTTGTCGCATACCGAGCATCTACATGACGAAGGAATTTAGTGACCGTTTCGAAAGTGCCGCGCGTGCTAATATTGAGCAGGAAATCAAGGATTTGCAGTCGAAATAA